Proteins encoded in a region of the Clostridium beijerinckii genome:
- a CDS encoding IS110 family transposase encodes MEAIIERCAGIDVHERTVVVCVLKGDLKKKPEKEIETFNTTTTDLLKLLDWIEERGCTQVAMESTGVYWKPVWNVLESGDFEIILANARHIKNLPGRKTDVKDAEWIAQLLRSGLINKSFVPDAHIRDLRDITRYRKKILYELNREKNRIHKILEDCNIKISSYISDIFGDTGRKILNKIINQEEIRMTDLIEISNGRGKASIRKKLGEIKEAVNGKIRNHHLTMIKYSYDHIRFLEEQVVHIEKEIGEYIEPYFEEVEIIDTIPGINKNAASVIIAEIGTDMSYFPTDKHLTSWAGLSPGNCESAGKKKEVKQ; translated from the coding sequence ATGGAAGCAATAATTGAAAGGTGTGCAGGTATAGATGTGCACGAAAGAACAGTAGTAGTATGTGTTTTAAAGGGTGATTTAAAGAAAAAACCGGAAAAGGAAATAGAGACATTTAATACTACGACTACAGATTTGTTAAAACTTTTAGATTGGATTGAAGAAAGAGGCTGTACGCAAGTAGCAATGGAAAGCACAGGCGTATACTGGAAGCCTGTCTGGAATGTATTAGAATCAGGTGATTTTGAAATTATACTTGCAAATGCTAGACATATAAAGAATCTTCCAGGAAGAAAGACCGACGTGAAAGACGCAGAATGGATAGCTCAATTATTGAGAAGTGGATTAATTAATAAGAGTTTTGTACCAGATGCACATATAAGAGATCTTAGAGATATAACAAGATATAGGAAGAAAATACTATACGAACTTAATAGAGAGAAGAATAGGATTCATAAAATTCTAGAGGATTGTAATATAAAGATTTCAAGTTATATTTCAGATATATTTGGAGATACAGGACGAAAAATATTAAATAAAATCATTAATCAAGAAGAAATTAGAATGACAGACTTAATTGAGATATCAAATGGTAGAGGTAAAGCAAGTATAAGAAAGAAACTAGGAGAAATAAAAGAGGCTGTAAACGGAAAAATAAGAAACCATCATTTGACAATGATAAAATACAGCTATGATCACATTAGGTTTTTAGAAGAACAAGTAGTCCATATAGAAAAAGAAATAGGTGAATATATAGAGCCATATTTTGAAGAAGTAGAGATAATAGATACTATACCAGGTATAAACAAGAATGCAGCATCAGTAATAATAGCAGAGATTGGAACTGATATGAGTTATTTCCCAACAGATAAGCATCTAACATCATGGGCAGGCCTAAGTCCTGGAAATTGTGAAAGCGCAGGTAAAAAAAAAGAAGTAAAACAATGA
- a CDS encoding heavy-metal-associated domain-containing protein — protein sequence MKKKILIEGMSCEHCVAHVKEALENLDKVTSVEVRLKDNCAIVETENSNEEIKEAIEEEGYDVVKIEE from the coding sequence ATGAAAAAGAAAATATTAATTGAAGGAATGAGTTGTGAACATTGTGTTGCTCACGTAAAGGAAGCACTAGAAAATTTGGATAAGGTAACTTCAGTTGAAGTTAGGCTTAAGGATAATTGTGCAATAGTTGAAACTGAAAATAGTAATGAAGAAATAAAAGAAGCTATTGAAGAAGAAGGCTATGATGTAGTTAAAATAGAAGAATAA